One window from the genome of Natrinema caseinilyticum encodes:
- a CDS encoding phospholipase D-like domain-containing protein — translation MVEQAVFDNRFTGRLVGEAVRRLFDADGTVYLATGYFTWSGYLTIRDQLQTFLARSADNRVVIVVSTGADQFSRLVATTLWELDFDDRIQLLTYRDGFVHPKLYIRDGPDPALVMGSANLTWDGLGKNLELAWYYAPDDPDDPVFQSHLEWMVDFVDGCDRVTPADLTRSVRLHKTIDTWTAKGRINLPMMIKGALPFDRRDRSVDVPLLFEEE, via the coding sequence ATGGTCGAACAGGCGGTATTCGACAACCGATTCACGGGCCGACTGGTCGGGGAGGCGGTCCGCCGGTTGTTCGACGCGGACGGAACCGTGTACCTCGCGACAGGGTATTTCACCTGGTCCGGCTACCTCACTATCCGCGACCAGCTCCAGACGTTTCTCGCACGGTCGGCCGACAATCGCGTCGTCATCGTCGTCTCGACTGGGGCCGACCAGTTCTCCCGTCTGGTCGCCACCACCCTTTGGGAGCTCGACTTCGACGACAGAATTCAACTATTGACCTACCGCGATGGCTTCGTCCACCCGAAGCTCTACATCCGTGACGGCCCCGACCCCGCGCTTGTCATGGGCTCTGCAAACCTCACGTGGGACGGTCTCGGGAAGAACCTCGAACTGGCGTGGTACTATGCACCTGACGACCCGGACGACCCGGTCTTTCAGTCGCACCTCGAGTGGATGGTCGACTTCGTCGATGGGTGCGACCGGGTCACTCCGGCTGACCTCACGCGGTCCGTCCGGCTCCACAAGACGATCGACACCTGGACAGCCAAGGGCCGTATCAACCTGCCGATGATGATCAAGGGGGCACTGCCTTTCGACCGTCGAGATCGGTCAGTCGACGTACCTCTGTTGTTCGAGGAGGAGTAG
- a CDS encoding metallophosphoesterase family protein → MAERIVVAGDAHLGAEHADVAAFTAFLEEQYRNRAEIDALILLGDVWDMIRRDSFGSAWETSETITRIKRLADELPVYVVFGNHDTHLRNLDTSLYNVAFRDEFVLDSGDASIRFRHGNAFDRLQFDALSNRLSGPGDRGDIDPTRGAKDPLVAKGRSILQAQKRRLRTVYETIGSGRGPDHIATSNGSASPADPTYPRRERRAHAFLEQIPEDKLVYGHTHTPYVHPDNVAANPGSWKVTAPVHNTYLVVEDGKIELYRHDADGPDAPIDPTALRDGLLDDRDVADRSAVS, encoded by the coding sequence ATGGCCGAACGGATCGTCGTCGCTGGCGACGCGCACCTCGGTGCTGAACACGCGGACGTTGCTGCGTTCACCGCCTTTCTCGAGGAGCAGTACCGAAACAGGGCCGAGATTGACGCGCTGATCCTGCTCGGAGACGTGTGGGACATGATTCGTCGCGATTCGTTCGGCTCCGCCTGGGAGACGAGCGAGACGATAACGCGAATTAAACGACTCGCCGACGAACTCCCTGTGTACGTCGTCTTCGGAAACCACGACACGCATCTCCGTAACCTCGATACGTCGTTGTACAACGTTGCGTTCCGCGACGAATTCGTCCTCGACAGCGGCGACGCCAGCATCCGATTCCGCCATGGAAACGCGTTCGATCGCCTCCAGTTCGACGCTCTCTCGAACCGCCTCTCGGGGCCGGGCGATCGAGGTGACATCGATCCCACTCGGGGCGCGAAGGATCCACTCGTCGCGAAAGGTCGCTCGATTCTGCAGGCGCAAAAGCGACGACTCCGGACGGTGTACGAGACCATCGGGAGTGGACGCGGCCCGGACCACATCGCAACCTCAAACGGGTCCGCCTCCCCTGCTGATCCCACGTACCCCCGACGCGAACGACGAGCGCACGCATTCCTGGAGCAAATCCCGGAGGACAAACTCGTCTACGGCCACACACACACTCCGTACGTCCATCCGGACAACGTTGCGGCCAACCCGGGTTCGTGGAAAGTTACCGCACCGGTCCACAACACGTACCTCGTGGTTGAGGATGGCAAGATCGAACTGTACCGCCACGACGCAGACGGCCCCGACGCCCCGATCGACCCCACAGCATTACGCGACGGCCTGCTGGACGACCGCGACGTGGCCGACCGGTCCGCCGTGAGTTGA